The window GAAGGATCGATCTTCAGCTCTTCCATCGTCTTTTTGAGTTCCTTCTTGAAAGCCATGATCTTGACCTTCTCGCCCGTCACCGCCTGCTTCGCCGTCCGAAGCATGTTCTCGACCGTGATGCCCGGGATCTCCTCGGGCGTCTGGAACGAGAGGAAGAGACCTTCCCTCGCGCGCTCGAACGTCTTCTTTTCCAGTAGGCTCTTGCCCTCGAAAGAAATATCGCCCGCCGTCACCTCGTACTTCGGATGACCCATGATGACGTTCATGAGCGTCGACTTGCCCGAGCCGTTCGGCCCTAGGATCACATGTACCTCGCCCTTGTTGATCGTCAGGCTGAGGTTCTTTAATATCGCTTTTCCCTCCACGCCTGCGGAGAGATTCTTGATGTTCAGCAATGCATCCGACATGATGATGCTCCTTTCTTCCGCACGGAATCTTTTGGCAATTCGCCGCCGTGCAACGCATTATGTTCAATCGCCTT of the Selenomonas sputigena genome contains:
- the sufC gene encoding Fe-S cluster assembly ATPase SufC, yielding MSDALLNIKNLSAGVEGKAILKNLSLTINKGEVHVILGPNGSGKSTLMNVIMGHPKYEVTAGDISFEGKSLLEKKTFERAREGLFLSFQTPEEIPGITVENMLRTAKQAVTGEKVKIMAFKKELKKTMEELKIDPSYAERYMNVGFSGGEKKRNEILQLLMLAPKLALLDETDSGLDVDAVQIVSSGIEKYHTADNSCLIITHNSKILEKLKVDRVHVIIGGTIVEEGGPELIDEVNRRGFTHILDDAAAK